The following coding sequences are from one Streptomyces sp. V3I7 window:
- a CDS encoding ABC transporter substrate-binding protein produces the protein MRRKSSTIRTNRPVTTLAALIAGALALTACAGGDSDPGDGQASGAAEPTTTVTLPKLDGAHLEVSAVWTGAEQANFKKVLAEFEKRTGAKVTFVPAQDPIINFLGSKIAGGQPPDIALLPQPGAIKQAVDKKWAKPLGPDAVKELKKNYAQGWQDIGTVDGKPYGVYYKAANKSLIWYNAQAFANAGAKEPKTWPELLATAQAVYDSGVTPFSIGGADGWTLTDWFENVYLSQAGPEKYDQLAQHRIKWTDPSVKKALTTLAEAWGKKDYVAGGPDGALQTEFPASVTQTFTGGDQPKAAMVFEGDFAQVNIGETKAKVGTDAKVFPFPAVGAKAPVVSGGDAAVILKDSKAAQALATFLASPDAATIQAKLGGYLSPNRNVPVSAYPNPVQQKIAKALIASGDDFRFDLSDQAPQAFGGTPGKGEWKDLQDFLKNPKDVAGAQARLEKDAAAAYGSGS, from the coding sequence ATGCGCAGGAAGAGCAGCACCATCCGGACGAACAGGCCCGTCACGACACTCGCCGCCCTCATCGCGGGGGCCCTCGCGCTCACCGCGTGCGCGGGCGGCGACAGCGACCCGGGCGACGGCCAGGCCAGTGGCGCCGCCGAACCCACGACGACCGTCACCCTCCCCAAGCTCGACGGCGCGCACCTGGAGGTATCCGCCGTCTGGACGGGCGCCGAACAGGCCAACTTCAAGAAGGTCCTCGCCGAGTTCGAGAAGCGGACCGGCGCCAAGGTCACCTTCGTGCCCGCCCAGGACCCGATCATCAACTTCCTCGGCTCGAAGATCGCGGGCGGGCAGCCGCCGGACATCGCGCTGCTCCCGCAGCCGGGCGCCATCAAGCAGGCCGTGGACAAGAAGTGGGCCAAGCCGCTCGGCCCCGACGCCGTCAAGGAGCTCAAGAAGAACTACGCGCAGGGCTGGCAGGACATCGGCACGGTCGACGGCAAGCCGTACGGCGTCTACTACAAGGCCGCCAACAAGTCGCTGATCTGGTACAACGCTCAGGCCTTCGCGAACGCGGGCGCCAAGGAGCCCAAGACCTGGCCGGAGCTGCTGGCCACGGCGCAGGCGGTGTACGACTCGGGCGTCACCCCGTTCTCCATCGGCGGGGCGGACGGCTGGACGCTGACCGACTGGTTCGAGAACGTCTATTTGTCACAGGCGGGCCCGGAGAAGTACGACCAGCTCGCCCAGCACAGGATCAAGTGGACGGACCCCTCGGTCAAAAAGGCGCTGACCACGCTCGCCGAGGCCTGGGGGAAGAAGGACTACGTCGCGGGCGGTCCCGACGGCGCGCTCCAGACCGAGTTCCCGGCCTCCGTCACCCAGACCTTCACCGGCGGCGACCAGCCCAAGGCGGCCATGGTCTTCGAGGGCGACTTCGCGCAGGTCAACATCGGCGAGACCAAGGCCAAGGTGGGCACGGACGCCAAGGTGTTCCCGTTCCCGGCGGTCGGTGCGAAGGCGCCGGTGGTCTCGGGCGGCGACGCGGCCGTCATCCTGAAGGACTCCAAGGCGGCCCAGGCCCTGGCGACGTTCCTCGCCTCCCCGGACGCGGCGACGATCCAGGCGAAGCTCGGCGGCTATCTCTCGCCGAACCGGAACGTGCCCGTGTCGGCGTACCCGAACCCGGTGCAGCAGAAGATCGCGAAGGCGCTGATCGCGTCCGGCGACGACTTCCGCTTCGACCTGTCCGACCAGGCCCCGCAGGCCTTCGGCGGCACCCCCGGCAAGGGCGAGTGGAAGGACCTCCAGGACTTCCTGAAGAACCCGAAGGACGTCGCGGGCGCTCAGGCGAGGCTGGAGAAGGACGCGGCGGCGGCGTACGGCAGCGGGAGCTGA
- a CDS encoding carbohydrate ABC transporter permease, translated as MTTHATGTGTQAAVADRQSLGSRIAERLSGGTVRVFLVLVGLFWLVPTIGLFLSSLRSPAQMSASGWWKVFTEPSQLTFDSYRRLLENGDITHSLGNTVLITVPATILVVVIGSLAGYAFAWMEFPGRDWWFLGVVSLLVVPVQVALIPIAELFGNVGLFGTILGVILFHVGFGLPFAVFLLRNFFAEIPRELLEAARLDGAGELRLFARVVMPLGGPAIASLGIFQFLWVWNDLLVALVFTKSGTQPITVALQTQVRQFGNNIDVLAPGAFISMVIPLAVFFAFQRQFVSGVMAGAVK; from the coding sequence ATGACGACGCACGCGACGGGCACCGGCACGCAGGCCGCGGTGGCGGACAGGCAGTCGCTCGGCTCGCGTATCGCCGAGCGGCTGAGCGGCGGCACGGTCCGTGTGTTCCTCGTCCTCGTGGGTCTGTTCTGGCTGGTGCCGACCATCGGGCTGTTCCTCTCCTCCCTGCGCTCGCCCGCGCAGATGAGCGCGAGCGGCTGGTGGAAGGTGTTCACCGAGCCGTCCCAGCTCACCTTCGACAGCTACCGACGGCTCCTGGAGAACGGCGACATCACCCACTCCCTGGGGAACACGGTGCTGATCACGGTCCCGGCGACGATCCTGGTCGTCGTCATCGGCTCCCTGGCGGGCTACGCCTTCGCGTGGATGGAGTTCCCGGGCCGCGACTGGTGGTTCCTGGGCGTGGTGAGCCTGCTGGTCGTACCCGTACAGGTGGCGCTGATCCCGATCGCCGAACTGTTCGGCAACGTCGGCCTGTTCGGCACGATCCTCGGCGTCATCCTGTTCCATGTGGGCTTCGGCCTGCCCTTCGCTGTGTTCCTGCTGCGGAACTTCTTCGCGGAGATCCCCCGCGAGCTGCTGGAGGCCGCCCGCCTGGACGGCGCCGGTGAACTGCGCCTGTTCGCACGGGTGGTGATGCCGCTCGGCGGTCCCGCCATCGCGAGCCTCGGCATCTTCCAGTTCCTGTGGGTGTGGAACGACCTGCTGGTCGCGCTGGTGTTCACCAAGTCCGGTACGCAGCCGATCACGGTCGCGCTGCAGACCCAGGTACGCCAGTTCGGCAACAACATCGACGTGCTGGCACCCGGCGCGTTCATCTCGATGGTGATCCCGCTGGCCGTGTTCTTCGCGTTCCAGCGGCAGTTCGTGTCCGGCGTGATGGCCGGCGCGGTCAAGTAG
- a CDS encoding carbohydrate ABC transporter permease, which produces MPTRRSVTGTRRTVVALFLLPSLVLLGALVVYPIGYSVVRSFYDASGDRFAGAGNYTTLFTDDGIRTALKNNIVWVVFAPTVSTALGLVFAVLTERVRWGTAFKLVVFMPMAISMLAAGIIFRLVYDQDPQKGVANAVWVGVHDTFAQSSAFPKAHPGRESPLKPDAGGFVTAGTVQAGRPVALPLVGVAPDQMPDGAKKAAQARSEPGKVTGTTWQDFTRGKGVGRLDAPDPSELGYAGMRIEAVKDGRVVASTTAAADGTFSLPASAEGARLRLPASNFAAPYNGVDWLGPALVTPAIIGSYVWMWAGFAMVLIAAGLAGVPRELLEAARVDGANEWQVFRKVTVPLLAPVLAVVTVTLMINVLKVFDLVFIIAPGSSQDDANVLALELYRKGFSEGQPGVASAIAVFLLLLVIPVMLFNIRRLRQEGRR; this is translated from the coding sequence ATGCCGACGCGCAGGAGCGTGACCGGCACCCGCAGGACCGTGGTGGCGCTCTTCCTGCTGCCCTCCCTGGTGCTGCTCGGTGCGCTCGTCGTCTATCCGATCGGATACTCGGTCGTCCGCAGCTTCTACGACGCCTCGGGCGACCGCTTCGCCGGAGCCGGCAACTACACGACCCTCTTCACCGACGACGGCATCCGCACCGCCCTGAAGAACAACATCGTCTGGGTGGTGTTCGCGCCCACGGTCTCCACCGCCCTCGGTCTGGTCTTCGCGGTGCTGACCGAACGGGTGCGCTGGGGAACGGCGTTCAAGCTGGTCGTCTTCATGCCGATGGCGATCTCGATGCTGGCCGCCGGGATCATCTTCCGGCTCGTCTACGACCAGGACCCGCAGAAGGGCGTCGCCAACGCCGTCTGGGTCGGCGTCCACGACACCTTCGCCCAGTCCTCCGCGTTCCCGAAGGCGCACCCGGGGCGCGAGTCGCCGCTGAAGCCGGACGCGGGCGGGTTCGTCACCGCCGGGACGGTCCAGGCGGGCCGGCCGGTCGCGCTGCCCCTCGTGGGCGTCGCCCCCGACCAGATGCCCGACGGCGCGAAGAAGGCCGCCCAGGCACGGTCGGAGCCAGGGAAGGTCACCGGCACCACCTGGCAGGACTTCACCCGCGGCAAGGGCGTCGGCCGGCTGGACGCGCCCGACCCGTCCGAGCTCGGCTACGCCGGGATGCGGATCGAGGCGGTCAAGGACGGCCGGGTGGTCGCCTCGACGACGGCGGCGGCGGACGGCACGTTCAGCCTCCCCGCCTCCGCCGAAGGGGCCCGGCTCAGACTCCCGGCGAGCAACTTCGCGGCGCCGTACAACGGCGTCGACTGGCTGGGCCCGGCCCTCGTCACGCCGGCCATCATCGGGTCGTACGTCTGGATGTGGGCGGGCTTCGCGATGGTGCTGATCGCGGCCGGGCTCGCGGGCGTGCCCCGGGAACTGCTGGAGGCGGCACGGGTGGACGGGGCGAACGAGTGGCAGGTGTTCCGGAAGGTCACGGTGCCGCTGCTCGCCCCGGTCCTCGCGGTCGTCACCGTCACCCTGATGATCAACGTGCTGAAGGTCTTCGACCTGGTCTTCATCATCGCGCCGGGCTCGTCCCAGGACGACGCGAACGTGCTGGCCCTGGAGCTGTACCGCAAGGGCTTCTCCGAGGGGCAGCCCGGCGTCGCCAGCGCCATCGCGGTGTTCCTGCTGCTGCTGGTGATCCCGGTGATGCTGTTCAACATCCGTCGGCTCAGGCAGGAGGGGCGGCGATGA